A genomic stretch from Pseudomonas mendocina includes:
- the cobN gene encoding cobaltochelatase subunit CobN, giving the protein MRRLFLILIWLFTSTTVLADTQPDVRVLANDFVLPGKLQRLQSWASEAGMQLDSRNISRERDAKANVLEAGLLILDTPRPNDLAQMQAFLGEQLKQSRTPWIRVGGGAPAFGNLPPPMAYAMIGYYGNGGEANLRQLLAYWKALKAGQDVSTMPPPKPLPATGLYHPDAPELFTDVQAYLAWGSKRWAEDAPRVGFVIHSGAIADAELGMLDALIKLSEAHGQAPVLFWFDAQNPQGLTQVVKPAQVQVLINLTHMQNAAARQAEFIDQNIPVLQTFGERSTDVEGWRASTSGIAMHALAPLLGVPESWGMSDPLVISAVEKGEPVLIPEQAVALMRKVNRLAHLQTLPAAQKRLALMFWNHPDGEKNISASHLNVPRSLAVLSQRLSEAGYNVTVRTEAQLTETAQRLLSGYYHPETLDELLKDDLAVGVPLDAYQRWLLTLPESVRTELTARWGDPAKHWAIRMLNDRPQFIIPRAKLGTLTLMPQPPRAGRPGEAYHDGKVPPDHIYLAAYLLLHDLADGLIHFGTHGTQEWLPGKDRGLSVNDYGFLAVADLPVFYPYIQDNIGEAIQAKRRGRAVTISHQTPPFAPAGLYDELRDLHDLIHQYQQLEDGAVQQQTASKIVDEAQQAGLLEDLQLDAQSAKADFSDFFARLHDHLHALAADNLPLGLHTFGEPALPEHRLSTVLQQLGQPYLKAVSESSGKAYEAEPVAMDFAELKKTEAYGLLERYVSQAHSLDELPGADLREQLEKARGYELNLARTGEIEALLAGLAGGFVAPGPGGDPVRNPQVPSGRNLYAFEADKLPTRAAYEAGEQALQQLIDNYKAEHEGQAPRKLAFSLWSSEAMRHLGILESQVLHAMGLRPVWDEGGRVRALEIIPRAELGRPRIDAVIQATSVYRDQFDGFMRLLAEAVERLEQLDEADNSIAANSKTVQARLQEQGMQDEQAKALASVRIFSNEPGDYGTGVTALTLDSTQWEDESALAEQYLSRLGSGYGSRGLVAEAAGAKLFAEQLKGVEAAVLARSSTVNGLLSTDHPFEFLGGLSLAIRHLDGSSPSLYIADLRTNTPRMEGTAQFLSSELRSRYLNPQWISAMQKEGYAGTLELLNIVNNVWGWQAMDRSMVRADQWQALHQTYVMDQRNLGLNEWFEANNPSAQAQLVERMLEAIRKGYWDADEQTRKELTERWQALEDQGATGDTKPVTREFIEQLAAGFGLAGSAPAEAGGESGGAGETVSGQVLEQVTQDSASPTPQWQIWLGFALLLLCLLFGGWRQMRNQRA; this is encoded by the coding sequence ATGCGAAGACTATTTCTAATCCTGATCTGGCTGTTTACCAGCACTACGGTGCTGGCTGATACCCAGCCCGATGTGCGTGTTCTGGCGAATGATTTTGTCCTTCCGGGCAAATTACAGCGTCTGCAAAGCTGGGCGAGCGAAGCCGGTATGCAACTGGACAGCCGCAACATCAGCCGCGAGCGCGACGCTAAAGCCAACGTGCTGGAAGCAGGCTTACTGATTCTGGACACACCGCGCCCGAATGATCTGGCGCAAATGCAGGCGTTTCTGGGCGAGCAACTAAAACAGTCGCGTACACCGTGGATTCGCGTAGGCGGTGGCGCACCTGCTTTTGGCAACCTACCGCCACCCATGGCCTATGCCATGATCGGTTACTACGGTAATGGTGGTGAGGCAAACCTGCGCCAACTGTTGGCTTATTGGAAAGCCCTGAAGGCAGGCCAAGATGTGTCCACGATGCCGCCGCCCAAGCCCTTGCCTGCAACCGGTCTGTATCATCCGGACGCCCCGGAGCTGTTCACTGATGTGCAGGCCTATCTGGCCTGGGGCAGTAAGCGCTGGGCGGAAGACGCTCCACGGGTTGGTTTCGTCATCCATAGTGGTGCAATTGCTGATGCGGAATTGGGCATGTTGGATGCCTTGATCAAACTCAGCGAAGCCCACGGACAGGCTCCCGTGCTGTTCTGGTTTGATGCACAAAATCCACAAGGCCTGACCCAGGTCGTCAAACCCGCTCAGGTGCAGGTGTTGATCAACCTGACCCATATGCAGAATGCGGCCGCGCGGCAGGCTGAGTTTATCGACCAGAATATCCCGGTTTTGCAAACCTTTGGTGAGCGCAGCACAGATGTAGAAGGCTGGCGAGCGTCCACCTCGGGTATTGCCATGCATGCTCTGGCTCCGTTGTTAGGTGTGCCGGAGAGCTGGGGCATGAGTGATCCGCTGGTGATCAGCGCGGTTGAAAAGGGCGAGCCGGTGCTGATCCCCGAGCAGGCTGTGGCTTTGATGCGCAAGGTCAATCGTCTGGCGCATTTGCAAACCTTGCCTGCTGCACAGAAACGTTTAGCGCTGATGTTCTGGAATCACCCCGACGGCGAGAAAAATATCTCCGCTTCACACCTCAATGTGCCGCGCAGTTTGGCTGTTCTGAGTCAGCGTCTGTCTGAGGCTGGTTACAACGTGACTGTGCGCACTGAGGCTCAATTAACAGAAACGGCGCAGCGCCTATTGTCTGGCTATTACCACCCGGAAACGTTGGATGAGCTGCTCAAGGATGATCTGGCCGTCGGTGTGCCGCTGGACGCCTATCAGCGCTGGTTACTGACGTTGCCAGAGTCCGTGCGCACAGAGCTGACAGCGCGTTGGGGCGACCCAGCCAAGCATTGGGCTATCCGTATGCTCAATGACAGGCCGCAATTCATCATTCCCCGCGCTAAGTTGGGTACTTTGACGCTGATGCCGCAGCCACCTCGGGCCGGTCGACCTGGTGAGGCTTATCACGATGGGAAAGTGCCGCCGGATCACATCTACTTAGCAGCTTACCTGTTGCTGCACGACCTGGCTGACGGGCTGATTCACTTCGGCACCCACGGCACACAGGAGTGGCTGCCGGGCAAGGACCGTGGGTTGTCGGTGAACGATTATGGCTTTCTCGCTGTGGCTGATTTGCCAGTGTTCTATCCCTATATTCAGGACAACATTGGCGAGGCCATTCAGGCTAAACGCCGAGGCCGTGCTGTCACCATCAGCCACCAAACACCGCCGTTCGCACCGGCTGGGCTGTATGACGAGCTGCGCGATTTGCACGACCTGATCCATCAATACCAGCAACTGGAAGACGGGGCTGTTCAACAGCAAACGGCGAGCAAAATTGTTGATGAGGCACAGCAGGCAGGCCTGCTCGAAGACCTGCAACTAGACGCCCAGTCAGCCAAGGCCGACTTCTCTGATTTCTTTGCCCGATTGCATGATCACCTGCATGCATTGGCGGCGGACAATCTGCCGCTGGGGCTGCATACCTTTGGTGAGCCTGCGCTGCCTGAGCACCGGCTCAGCACCGTTTTACAGCAACTGGGGCAGCCTTATTTGAAGGCGGTGTCTGAGTCCAGCGGTAAGGCTTACGAGGCTGAGCCGGTTGCCATGGATTTCGCCGAGCTGAAAAAGACCGAGGCTTATGGCTTATTGGAACGCTACGTCTCGCAGGCCCATTCGCTGGATGAATTGCCGGGAGCGGACTTGCGTGAACAGCTGGAAAAGGCCCGTGGCTATGAGCTGAATTTGGCCCGCACAGGCGAGATCGAGGCGCTCCTGGCAGGGCTTGCTGGTGGCTTTGTGGCGCCTGGCCCTGGTGGCGATCCCGTGCGTAACCCGCAGGTGCCCAGCGGTCGTAATCTCTATGCATTTGAGGCTGACAAGCTACCCACTCGTGCCGCTTACGAGGCGGGTGAGCAGGCTTTGCAGCAGTTGATCGACAACTACAAGGCCGAGCATGAGGGCCAGGCCCCACGCAAGCTGGCGTTCAGTTTGTGGTCATCGGAAGCCATGCGTCACTTAGGCATTCTGGAGAGTCAGGTGCTGCACGCCATGGGCCTGCGTCCCGTGTGGGATGAAGGCGGGCGGGTGCGGGCGCTGGAGATTATTCCCCGTGCTGAGTTGGGCCGGCCGCGTATTGATGCGGTGATACAAGCCACCAGCGTTTACCGCGATCAGTTTGACGGCTTTATGCGCCTGTTGGCTGAAGCAGTCGAGCGGTTGGAGCAGCTGGATGAGGCGGATAACTCGATCGCAGCCAACAGCAAAACTGTGCAGGCTCGTTTGCAGGAACAAGGCATGCAGGATGAACAGGCTAAAGCGTTGGCCAGCGTGCGGATTTTCAGCAACGAGCCCGGCGACTATGGCACCGGTGTGACGGCGCTGACCCTAGATTCAACCCAGTGGGAGGATGAGTCGGCTCTGGCTGAGCAGTACCTGTCGCGTCTGGGCAGCGGTTACGGCAGCCGTGGTCTGGTGGCTGAGGCAGCAGGCGCCAAACTGTTTGCAGAGCAGCTCAAGGGCGTTGAGGCGGCGGTGCTGGCGCGCTCCTCCACGGTGAACGGTTTGCTTTCCACTGATCATCCGTTTGAGTTTTTAGGTGGGCTGTCCCTGGCGATCCGTCATCTGGATGGCAGCAGCCCGTCCCTGTATATCGCCGACTTGCGCACCAACACGCCGCGCATGGAGGGCACCGCGCAATTCCTCAGCAGCGAACTGCGCAGCCGCTACCTCAATCCGCAGTGGATCAGCGCTATGCAGAAGGAAGGCTACGCCGGAACCCTGGAGCTGCTGAACATCGTCAACAACGTTTGGGGCTGGCAAGCCATGGACCGCAGCATGGTGCGTGCGGATCAGTGGCAAGCGCTGCACCAAACCTACGTGATGGATCAGCGCAACCTTGGCCTCAACGAGTGGTTCGAGGCGAATAACCCAAGTGCTCAGGCGCAGTTGGTTGAGCGCATGTTGGAGGCCATTCGCAAAGGCTATTGGGATGCCGACGAGCAAACCCGCAAGGAACTCACCGAGCGTTGGCAGGCGCTGGAAGACCAGGGGGCGACCGGCGATACCAAACCGGTGACCCGCGAGTTTATTGAGCAATTAGCTGCAGGTTTTGGCCTGGCAGGTTCCGCCCCGGCAGAGGCGGGTGGTGAAAGCGGCGGTGCGGGTGAAACCGTCAGCGGGCAGGTACTGGAACAGGTCACTCAAGACAGCGCTTCGCCTACGCCGCAATGGCAGATCTGGCTGGGCTTTGCCTTGTTGCTGCTGTGTTTGCTGTTTGGCGGCTGGCGCCAAATGCGCAATCAGCGGGCCTGA
- a CDS encoding MotA/TolQ/ExbB proton channel family protein: protein MNTFEFSLYELTRWFLTPVLILILLALAYAFVALGSFAAEAWQRRSGRYRSVLARWKTTHGGNSDDLELLIMQRLEWLRVVSRSTPMLGLVATMIPMGPALLALTQNNSQGIGENLVVAFSAVIVALLAASISFFILTIRRRWLLQELRAIERQQEVR from the coding sequence ATGAATACCTTTGAATTTAGTCTGTATGAACTCACCCGCTGGTTTCTGACCCCAGTGCTGATCCTTATTCTGCTGGCGCTGGCTTATGCATTCGTCGCGTTGGGCAGCTTTGCGGCTGAGGCGTGGCAGCGCCGCAGCGGTCGTTATCGTTCAGTACTGGCGCGTTGGAAAACCACGCACGGTGGCAATAGCGATGATCTGGAGTTGCTGATCATGCAGCGCCTGGAGTGGCTACGCGTGGTCTCACGCAGCACGCCAATGCTGGGGCTGGTGGCGACCATGATCCCCATGGGTCCGGCTTTGCTGGCGCTGACCCAGAATAATAGTCAGGGCATTGGTGAGAATCTGGTGGTGGCATTCTCGGCGGTGATTGTGGCGCTGCTGGCGGCCAGTATCAGCTTCTTTATCCTCACTATTCGCCGCCGTTGGCTGTTGCAGGAGCTACGGGCTATTGAGCGTCAGCAGGAGGTTCGCTGA
- a CDS encoding DUF2149 domain-containing protein has product MRFLDEDEDDPMLSVVNLIDVFLVLIGILLIVIVQSPLNPFNQSKVVVIENPGEADMRVLIKDGEELTEYQANGEIGEGQGSKAGITYRLNDGRMIYVPE; this is encoded by the coding sequence ATGCGTTTTCTGGATGAAGATGAAGATGACCCGATGCTGTCTGTGGTCAACCTGATCGACGTGTTTTTGGTGCTGATCGGCATCCTGCTGATCGTCATCGTGCAGAGCCCGCTGAATCCGTTCAACCAGAGCAAAGTGGTGGTGATCGAGAACCCCGGCGAGGCGGATATGCGTGTGCTTATCAAGGATGGTGAGGAGCTGACTGAATATCAGGCCAATGGTGAGATTGGCGAAGGGCAGGGCAGTAAGGCCGGTATCACCTACCGCCTCAACGACGGCCGGATGATTTACGTGCCGGAGTGA
- the tcyN gene encoding L-cystine ABC transporter ATP-binding protein TcyN, which translates to MIRVRNLKKAFKGQPVLKGIDLDIEAGEVLAIIGPSGSGKTTLLRCLNLLENPDSGSIRVGDIEIDAAKPIKQQRSLVRKLRQQVGFVFQNFNLFPHRSALDNVIEGPVIVKKEPKEQAEAKGRALLAKVGLAGKEDAYPKRLSGGQQQRVAIARALAMEPEVILFDEPTSALDPELVGEVLSTIRGLAEEKRTLVIVTHEMSFARDVASRAIFIDQGVIVEQGPAQQLFSNPREARTRQFLSKFLPVVEENGSGI; encoded by the coding sequence ATGATCCGCGTGCGTAACCTGAAAAAGGCCTTTAAAGGCCAGCCAGTGCTTAAAGGCATTGATTTGGATATTGAGGCAGGCGAAGTGCTGGCCATTATCGGCCCCAGCGGCTCGGGCAAGACCACCCTGCTACGCTGCCTGAACCTGCTGGAAAACCCGGACAGCGGCAGCATACGCGTGGGGGATATTGAGATTGATGCGGCCAAGCCGATCAAGCAACAGCGTTCACTGGTTCGCAAATTGCGCCAACAAGTGGGCTTTGTGTTTCAGAACTTCAATCTGTTTCCACACCGCAGCGCGCTGGATAACGTCATTGAAGGGCCGGTGATAGTTAAGAAAGAGCCCAAAGAGCAGGCCGAAGCCAAGGGTCGCGCCCTGCTGGCCAAAGTGGGGCTGGCTGGTAAAGAAGATGCCTACCCCAAGCGCCTTTCCGGCGGGCAACAACAACGGGTAGCCATCGCCCGAGCGCTGGCCATGGAGCCGGAGGTGATTCTGTTTGATGAACCCACCTCAGCCCTTGACCCGGAGCTGGTGGGCGAAGTACTCAGTACCATTCGTGGTCTCGCCGAGGAAAAGCGCACGTTGGTGATTGTGACCCATGAGATGAGTTTCGCCCGGGATGTAGCCAGCCGGGCAATCTTTATTGACCAGGGCGTGATCGTCGAGCAAGGCCCCGCGCAGCAGTTGTTCAGCAACCCGCGCGAGGCGCGCACGCGTCAGTTCCTCAGCAAGTTCCTACCCGTTGTAGAGGAGAATGGCAGCGGGATTTAG
- the tcyL gene encoding cystine ABC transporter permease: MIEASLQLALDSAPFLLKGALYTVVLSLGGMFFGLLLGFLLAITQLYAFAPLRILVRIYVSFFRGTPLLVQLFMIYYGLPEIGIQLEPLPAAMIGLSLNMAAYVSEILRAAIASIDRGQWEASASIGMSRVQTLYRTILPQAARTALPPLGNSFIGLVKDTALAATIQVPELFRQAQLITARTFEIFTMYLAAALIYWLLSSLLAHLQNRLEARVNRHERDN, from the coding sequence ATGATCGAAGCAAGCCTGCAGCTTGCGCTGGATTCCGCGCCCTTCTTGCTCAAGGGCGCGCTGTACACGGTAGTTCTGAGTCTCGGCGGCATGTTTTTCGGCCTGCTGCTGGGCTTTCTTCTGGCAATCACCCAGCTCTACGCCTTCGCCCCGCTGCGCATTCTTGTGCGCATTTATGTGTCGTTCTTCCGGGGCACGCCGTTGCTGGTGCAATTGTTCATGATCTACTACGGTTTGCCTGAAATCGGCATCCAGCTTGAGCCTCTCCCTGCCGCCATGATTGGCCTGTCTCTGAACATGGCCGCTTACGTTTCCGAAATCCTCCGCGCTGCCATTGCCTCGATTGATCGTGGCCAATGGGAAGCCTCCGCCAGCATCGGCATGAGCCGCGTGCAGACACTGTATCGCACCATCCTGCCGCAGGCTGCGCGCACGGCACTGCCGCCGTTGGGCAACAGTTTTATCGGGCTGGTTAAGGACACCGCACTGGCCGCCACCATTCAGGTGCCGGAGCTGTTCCGTCAGGCACAGCTGATCACCGCCCGCACCTTTGAAATTTTCACCATGTACCTGGCCGCAGCCCTGATCTACTGGCTGCTCTCCAGCCTGCTGGCGCATCTGCAAAACCGCTTGGAAGCACGCGTCAACCGACATGAAAGGGACAACTGA
- the tcyJ gene encoding cystine ABC transporter substrate-binding protein, with product MQPSLLRRPLTALGLGLAFVVSLSLQAVQAADLLDQIKQKGEIKIGLEGTYPPFNYQDENGKLTGFEVEFAEAVAKELGVKPVFQPSKWDGILAALETGRLDVVVNQVTISEERKKKYDFSTPYTVSGVQVLARTGEEGQYKKPEDLAGKKVGVVLGTNYEQWLKDNVPQADIRTYDDDASRNQDVRVGRLDVILGDRLAAFELVDKSRGKLAVAGAPFAPQAAGIALRKGNPELQAALDKAIADLRANGTLKAISEKWFKADVTQ from the coding sequence ATGCAACCATCCCTGTTACGACGCCCTCTGACAGCCCTTGGCCTTGGATTGGCCTTTGTCGTTTCCCTCTCCCTTCAGGCCGTACAGGCAGCCGATCTGCTGGACCAGATCAAGCAGAAAGGCGAAATCAAAATCGGCTTGGAAGGCACCTACCCACCGTTCAACTATCAGGATGAGAACGGCAAGCTGACGGGCTTTGAAGTGGAGTTTGCAGAGGCGGTAGCCAAAGAGCTGGGCGTCAAACCAGTGTTTCAACCCAGTAAGTGGGACGGCATCCTCGCCGCGCTTGAAACAGGCCGTCTGGATGTGGTGGTCAATCAGGTGACCATCTCTGAAGAGCGCAAAAAGAAATACGACTTCAGTACGCCTTATACCGTCTCCGGTGTTCAGGTGCTGGCCCGTACTGGCGAAGAAGGCCAATACAAGAAACCTGAAGATCTGGCTGGGAAAAAAGTCGGCGTGGTACTGGGCACCAACTACGAACAGTGGCTGAAAGATAACGTGCCGCAAGCCGACATTCGCACTTACGACGATGACGCCAGCCGTAACCAAGATGTCCGCGTTGGCCGCCTCGATGTGATTCTCGGCGACCGTCTTGCAGCCTTCGAACTGGTCGATAAATCCCGCGGCAAACTGGCTGTGGCAGGTGCACCCTTCGCTCCGCAAGCTGCCGGGATCGCCCTGCGCAAAGGCAATCCAGAACTGCAAGCTGCACTGGATAAAGCCATCGCCGATCTGCGTGCCAACGGCACCCTCAAGGCGATTTCCGAAAAATGGTTCAAGGCTGATGTAACCCAATGA
- a CDS encoding D-cysteine desulfhydrase, translated as MDKTLLATHLERVERLTLLTQPTPLEKLERLSQTLGREIYIKRDDTTPFALGGNKVRKLEYLGAAALAEGADTLITAGAIQSNHVRQTAALAARLGLDCLALLENPIGTNAANYLENGNRLLLDLFGATVENVDSLENADQLLAQVASRLSVLGRRPYVVPIGGSNALGALGYVRAGLELAEQIKQSGQHFAAVVVASGSAGTHSGLALGLEYALPGTRLIGVTVSRPDATQRPKVEGLLQQTAELLDVPVPVDLKIELWDNYFAPRYGEPNPATLASIQLLASHEGILLDPVYTGKAFAGLVDGIERDLLGKGPVLFVHTGGAPALFAYH; from the coding sequence ATGGACAAGACATTGCTCGCCACTCATCTCGAACGCGTTGAACGCTTAACGCTGCTGACCCAACCAACGCCATTGGAAAAACTCGAGCGCCTCTCGCAGACCCTCGGCCGTGAGATTTACATCAAGCGCGACGACACCACGCCGTTTGCCCTCGGCGGTAATAAGGTTCGCAAGCTGGAATACCTCGGCGCCGCTGCATTGGCTGAAGGGGCAGACACCCTGATCACCGCCGGTGCCATCCAGTCCAACCACGTTCGTCAAACCGCCGCCCTCGCCGCCCGCCTCGGTCTTGATTGTCTGGCGTTGCTGGAAAACCCCATCGGCACTAATGCCGCCAACTACCTCGAAAACGGCAACCGCCTGCTGCTGGACCTGTTTGGCGCCACCGTGGAAAACGTAGACAGCCTCGAAAACGCCGACCAGTTACTGGCCCAGGTCGCTTCGCGCCTTAGCGTGCTGGGCAGACGCCCTTATGTAGTACCGATTGGTGGCTCCAATGCCTTGGGTGCGCTGGGTTATGTGCGAGCGGGCCTGGAGCTGGCCGAGCAGATCAAACAAAGCGGCCAGCACTTTGCCGCCGTGGTGGTGGCTTCGGGCAGCGCCGGAACCCACAGTGGCCTAGCGCTGGGGCTGGAGTATGCGCTGCCGGGTACCCGCCTGATCGGTGTCACCGTATCCCGCCCGGATGCAACCCAACGGCCGAAAGTTGAAGGTCTTTTGCAGCAAACCGCAGAGCTGCTGGACGTCCCCGTGCCGGTCGATTTGAAGATTGAGCTGTGGGACAACTATTTCGCCCCCCGCTATGGCGAACCTAACCCGGCCACCCTGGCCAGCATTCAGTTACTGGCCAGTCACGAAGGCATCCTGCTGGACCCGGTGTACACCGGCAAAGCCTTTGCCGGGCTGGTGGATGGGATTGAACGTGATCTGCTTGGCAAAGGCCCGGTGCTATTTGTGCACACCGGTGGTGCTCCTGCGCTTTTCGCCTACCATTGA
- a CDS encoding MetQ/NlpA family ABC transporter substrate-binding protein codes for MKKALLFTVLAASIVSGLVQAGEKLVVAATPVPHAEILELIKPQLAKEGVDLDIKVFTDYVQPNLQVQQKQLDANYFQTKPYLDAFNQSRGTDLVVVKGVHVEPLGAYSNKFKLITELPDGATVAIPNEGSNGGRALLLLQKAGLITLKDPKSVVASPKDISSNPHKFKFKELDAAILPRVLDQVDLALINTNYALEAKLNPAEDALLIEGSDSPYVNFLVARPDNQNSPAVQKLAQALTSPEVKAFILQRYSGAVVPAF; via the coding sequence ATGAAAAAAGCACTGTTGTTCACCGTACTCGCTGCATCCATCGTCTCCGGTCTGGTTCAGGCGGGCGAAAAACTGGTGGTGGCTGCCACGCCGGTACCTCATGCAGAGATTCTTGAACTGATCAAACCTCAGCTGGCTAAGGAAGGCGTTGATCTGGATATCAAGGTTTTTACCGACTACGTGCAGCCCAACCTGCAAGTGCAGCAAAAGCAGTTGGATGCCAACTATTTCCAGACTAAGCCTTATCTGGATGCTTTCAACCAAAGCCGTGGCACCGATCTGGTCGTTGTTAAAGGTGTCCACGTCGAACCACTGGGTGCCTATTCCAACAAGTTCAAACTGATTACTGAATTGCCGGATGGCGCCACAGTCGCCATCCCTAATGAGGGCAGTAATGGCGGGCGTGCACTGCTGTTATTGCAAAAGGCCGGGCTTATCACCTTGAAAGACCCGAAAAGCGTAGTGGCATCGCCCAAAGACATCAGCAGCAACCCGCATAAGTTCAAATTCAAAGAGCTGGATGCGGCGATCCTGCCTCGCGTGCTGGATCAGGTCGACCTGGCCCTGATCAACACCAACTACGCTCTGGAAGCCAAACTCAATCCGGCTGAAGACGCGCTGCTGATTGAGGGGAGCGACTCGCCGTACGTCAACTTCCTGGTCGCCCGGCCGGACAACCAGAACAGCCCAGCGGTGCAAAAGCTTGCACAAGCGCTGACCAGCCCTGAAGTGAAAGCCTTCATTCTGCAGCGCTATTCGGGAGCCGTCGTACCCGCCTTCTGA